Proteins encoded within one genomic window of Gemmatimonadaceae bacterium:
- a CDS encoding class II fructose-bisphosphate aldolase, which yields MTATNAHAAFGDAITRVDSRVTVHDEAVLRSDRMDALVREAVFGEGSARDYARWLIWEIGQAVGVRPASIHDLYLARGRGEVGGFTVPAINVRGAAYDTARAIFRVAIEQKAGAFLLEIARSEIAYTDQRPSEYVAVMLGAALREGFRGPVFIQGDHFQVNHKKYAADPVTEVDNVKKLATEAIEAGFYNIDVDTSTLVDLSRATLAEQQRLNYDECAAITTFIRGIEPRGVTVSVGGEIGEVGTENSTVPELRAFMDGFNAALARLQPGAAGLSKISVQSGTSHGGVVLADGSIADVKLDLNTLQELSKIARDDYGLSGAVQHGASTLPDDAFHHFPRTETAEIHLATNFQNMLYDHLPSALRDEIYGWLRENAKDERKATDSDEQFFYKTRKKALGPFKRRLWDLPPDVKAALAKAYDAKFGFLFRQLAVGGTQAAVRRTVKPLAVHRPMPGTPGAIVVEAAPDDASLSD from the coding sequence ATGACCGCTACCAACGCACACGCCGCCTTCGGTGACGCCATCACCCGCGTCGATTCTCGCGTCACCGTTCACGACGAGGCGGTCCTGCGCTCCGATCGCATGGACGCCCTGGTGCGCGAAGCCGTGTTCGGCGAAGGGTCGGCCAGGGACTACGCCCGTTGGCTGATCTGGGAGATCGGCCAGGCGGTCGGCGTGCGCCCGGCATCCATTCATGACTTGTACCTCGCGCGCGGCCGTGGCGAGGTGGGTGGCTTCACCGTGCCGGCGATCAATGTGCGCGGCGCCGCATACGACACGGCACGCGCCATCTTCCGCGTCGCGATCGAACAGAAGGCCGGAGCGTTCCTGCTCGAGATCGCGCGCTCCGAGATCGCCTATACCGACCAGCGACCGAGCGAATACGTCGCGGTCATGCTTGGCGCCGCGCTGCGCGAGGGATTCCGTGGCCCGGTGTTCATCCAGGGCGACCACTTCCAGGTGAACCACAAGAAGTATGCGGCCGATCCGGTCACGGAAGTCGACAACGTGAAGAAGCTCGCCACTGAGGCCATCGAGGCCGGCTTCTACAACATCGATGTCGACACCTCCACCCTGGTGGACCTGTCCCGTGCCACGCTCGCCGAGCAGCAGCGGCTGAACTACGACGAGTGCGCGGCAATCACCACGTTCATTCGCGGGATCGAGCCCAGGGGCGTGACCGTGTCGGTCGGCGGCGAGATCGGCGAAGTCGGCACCGAGAACTCCACGGTGCCGGAACTCCGTGCGTTCATGGACGGGTTCAACGCGGCGCTTGCCCGTTTGCAACCCGGTGCCGCAGGACTGTCCAAGATCTCCGTGCAGTCGGGCACCTCGCACGGGGGCGTCGTGCTTGCCGACGGGTCGATCGCCGACGTGAAGCTCGACCTGAACACGCTCCAGGAACTCTCGAAGATCGCGCGCGACGACTACGGCCTCTCGGGTGCCGTGCAGCACGGTGCGTCGACCCTGCCTGATGACGCCTTCCATCACTTCCCGCGTACCGAAACGGCCGAAATCCACCTCGCGACCAACTTCCAGAACATGCTGTACGACCACCTGCCGTCCGCGCTCCGGGACGAGATCTACGGCTGGTTGCGCGAGAACGCGAAGGACGAGCGCAAGGCGACGGACTCCGACGAGCAGTTCTTCTACAAGACGCGCAAGAAGGCCCTCGGACCGTTCAAGCGCCGGTTGTGGGATCTGCCACCTGACGTGAAGGCGGCGCTGGCCAAGGCGTACGATGCCAAGTTCGGGTTCCTGTTCCGGCAACTTGCGGTTGGAGGTACGCAGGCCGCGGTTCGCCGGACGGTCAAACCGCTGGCCGTCCATCGTCCGATGCCTGGTACCCCGGGCGCGATCGTGGTCGAGGCCGCGCCCGACGACGCCTCGCTCAGCGACTAG
- a CDS encoding glucose-6-phosphate isomerase — translation MLTLDYTFMLADAVAGGVVVDRWAASADAFAAAHAAVDVRRRSGELGFFDLPDDAGLQRQVSDFVARTRGRYRDVVLLGIGGSALGPTALRNALRPPQWNTLDDAARDDWPRLHVLDNVDPVTIDAVLARVTLATTLFVVISKSGGTAETMAQYLVVRDRLVRAALPLEAHLVFVTDPTKGALRPIANAEGIPALDIPGNIGGRFSVLSPVGTLPAALIGIDVAALLAGAGDMVRRTDSSVLTANPAATFGVLQWLADTTAGKPIQVLMPYADPLRDVAAWFVQLWAESLGKQHPDGRHVGPTPVPALGATDQHSQVQLFMEGPRDKTVTFLAVATPSVDVTIPSIHAEVPDLAYLGGHSLWELLNTERRATAGALASRGRPSATIEIDRVDAWHVGAVMMFLEIATAYAGALYGINAFDQPGVELGKQFTYGMMGRPGFDRSRQAFEALPQPSPDRRV, via the coding sequence ATGCTGACGCTCGACTACACGTTCATGCTCGCCGACGCCGTGGCCGGCGGCGTCGTCGTCGACCGCTGGGCCGCGTCCGCCGACGCGTTCGCGGCGGCACACGCGGCCGTCGACGTGCGGCGGCGCAGCGGAGAGTTGGGGTTCTTCGACCTGCCTGATGATGCAGGGCTCCAGCGTCAGGTGAGCGACTTCGTGGCACGCACGCGCGGACGGTATCGCGACGTGGTGCTCCTCGGCATCGGCGGATCTGCGCTCGGCCCGACCGCGCTGCGCAATGCCCTGCGTCCGCCACAATGGAACACGCTCGACGACGCGGCGCGCGACGACTGGCCACGCCTGCACGTGCTCGACAATGTCGATCCGGTCACCATCGACGCGGTGCTTGCCAGGGTCACGCTGGCGACCACCCTGTTCGTCGTGATCTCCAAGTCGGGGGGGACGGCGGAGACCATGGCGCAGTATCTCGTGGTGCGCGATCGCCTCGTCCGCGCGGCGCTGCCGCTCGAGGCGCACCTCGTGTTCGTCACGGACCCGACCAAAGGTGCGCTGCGCCCGATCGCAAACGCCGAGGGGATTCCGGCGCTCGACATCCCGGGCAATATCGGCGGACGCTTCAGCGTGCTCTCGCCGGTGGGTACGCTCCCAGCGGCCCTGATCGGCATCGACGTCGCCGCGCTGCTCGCGGGCGCTGGTGACATGGTGCGGCGGACGGACAGCTCCGTGCTCACCGCCAACCCCGCGGCCACGTTTGGGGTGTTGCAGTGGCTCGCGGACACGACGGCGGGCAAACCGATCCAGGTACTCATGCCCTACGCCGACCCGCTCCGCGATGTCGCGGCGTGGTTCGTGCAACTCTGGGCCGAGAGCCTGGGCAAGCAGCATCCGGACGGTCGTCACGTCGGTCCGACGCCGGTGCCCGCGCTCGGCGCCACTGATCAGCACAGCCAGGTGCAGCTCTTCATGGAAGGCCCGCGCGACAAGACGGTGACGTTTCTGGCGGTGGCCACGCCGTCCGTGGACGTGACCATTCCCTCCATCCATGCCGAGGTACCCGACCTGGCTTATCTTGGCGGCCACTCATTGTGGGAGCTGCTCAACACCGAGCGACGGGCGACCGCGGGGGCGTTGGCTTCGCGTGGTCGACCGAGCGCAACGATCGAGATCGATCGCGTCGACGCCTGGCACGTGGGCGCGGTCATGATGTTCCTTGAAATCGCGACGGCGTACGCCGGCGCCCTCTACGGGATCAACGCGTTCGACCAGCCCGGCGTGGAGCTCGGCAAGCAGTTCACGTACGGCATGATGGGCCGGCCCGGCTTCGATCGTTCGCGTCAGGCGTTCGAGGCGCTGCCGCAACCGTCGCCTGACCGCCGCGTCTGA
- a CDS encoding MBL fold metallo-hydrolase: MKLTFLGTGTSFGVPQIGCRCEVCRSPDPRDRRTRCGAVIETDGGTRLLIDTPPELRLQLVAAGVDRVDAVLFTHDHADHIHGVDDIRAFTVRRDSPLPMYGPADTLDRLGRRFPYIFDERLRPLPGTSKPEGSARPLRDGEVVTIGDAVVEPIAVPHGLVTVFGYRIGPIAYVTDAKSVPPAAVERLRGVEVLVLNALFRTEHPTHLSLAQAVAVAHDVGAPRTYLTHLTHQNFHADLEAELPRGIAPAFDGLIVRTDA; this comes from the coding sequence GTGAAGCTCACGTTCCTCGGTACCGGCACCAGTTTCGGCGTTCCCCAGATCGGGTGTCGCTGTGAAGTGTGTCGCTCTCCGGATCCGCGGGATCGTCGCACGCGGTGTGGCGCCGTCATCGAGACCGACGGTGGCACGCGGCTCCTCATCGACACCCCGCCCGAGTTGCGGCTGCAACTGGTGGCCGCAGGGGTCGATCGCGTCGACGCGGTGTTGTTCACGCACGATCACGCCGATCACATTCATGGCGTGGACGACATTCGGGCCTTCACCGTGCGTCGCGACTCGCCACTGCCGATGTATGGACCGGCAGACACGCTCGATCGGCTCGGTCGCCGGTTTCCCTACATCTTCGACGAGCGGCTGCGTCCGCTGCCCGGGACGTCAAAGCCGGAGGGATCGGCGCGTCCCCTGCGCGACGGCGAAGTCGTGACGATTGGCGATGCGGTCGTCGAGCCGATCGCCGTGCCCCACGGCCTCGTGACCGTGTTCGGGTACCGCATCGGGCCCATCGCCTACGTCACCGATGCCAAGTCGGTGCCACCGGCCGCGGTCGAGCGACTGCGCGGCGTGGAGGTGCTCGTGCTCAATGCGCTGTTTCGCACGGAGCATCCGACGCATCTCTCGCTCGCCCAGGCGGTCGCCGTGGCGCACGACGTCGGGGCGCCACGCACATACCTCACGCACCTGACGCACCAGAACTTTCACGCCGACCTCGAGGCCGAGTTGCCCCGGGGGATCGCCCCGGCGTTTGATGGTCTCATCGTCCGCACGGATGCCTGA
- the pyk gene encoding pyruvate kinase, protein MPRTKVVCTLGPATATPEAIGALMDAGLNVARINFSHGTHEQHAERIQLVREQAKLRGRPVAILGDLQGPRIRIGNLDAPIVVASGQDLVLAYEDLRVAGEIPVTYDALAADVHAGDRILVDDGLIELVVMDVVEHRVHVRVVYGGPIKSHKGLNLPGVAVSAPSITEKDRADVAFAIEHGVDYLALSFVRRAEDIAMLRALLPKGMLIVAKIEKDTALAQIDAIMRATDAVMVARGDLGVELPFEEVPLVQKRIIRLANVMGRPVITATQMLESMIQNPRPTRAEGSDVANAILDGTDAVMLSAETASGSYPRLAVQAMQRIIAEIEQHPAARPEERRLAPGSVTTEETIAAATATAVRLLGAPLVIVFTKSGFSARIVAAHRPGVPILVLTDVERTYRQMALVWGVIPVLVERSETYAEMYAKARVALLEHGLAREGDRVIVTAGVPFDVPGTTNLMKVELV, encoded by the coding sequence ATCCCGAGGACCAAGGTCGTCTGCACGCTGGGCCCGGCCACCGCGACGCCAGAGGCCATCGGCGCCCTGATGGACGCCGGCCTCAACGTCGCCCGCATCAACTTTTCGCACGGGACGCACGAACAGCACGCCGAACGCATCCAGCTCGTCCGCGAGCAGGCGAAGCTGCGCGGACGACCGGTCGCGATTCTCGGCGACCTCCAGGGCCCGCGCATCAGGATCGGGAACCTCGATGCGCCGATCGTGGTGGCCAGCGGCCAGGATCTCGTGCTCGCGTACGAGGACCTGCGCGTCGCCGGTGAGATTCCGGTCACCTACGACGCGCTGGCCGCCGACGTGCACGCCGGCGATCGCATCCTCGTGGACGATGGCCTGATAGAACTCGTGGTCATGGACGTGGTCGAGCACCGAGTGCACGTGCGCGTCGTCTACGGTGGTCCGATCAAGAGCCACAAGGGACTCAACCTCCCCGGCGTTGCCGTCTCGGCGCCGTCGATCACCGAGAAAGACCGCGCCGACGTGGCCTTCGCGATCGAGCACGGCGTCGACTACCTCGCACTGAGCTTTGTCCGCCGCGCCGAGGACATTGCGATGCTGCGCGCGCTGCTGCCGAAGGGCATGCTCATTGTCGCGAAGATCGAGAAGGACACGGCGCTCGCACAGATCGACGCGATCATGCGCGCGACGGATGCGGTGATGGTCGCGCGCGGCGACCTGGGTGTGGAGCTGCCGTTCGAGGAGGTGCCGCTCGTCCAGAAGCGTATCATCCGTCTGGCGAACGTCATGGGGCGCCCGGTGATCACGGCGACGCAGATGCTGGAGTCGATGATCCAGAATCCACGTCCCACGCGCGCCGAGGGGAGCGACGTGGCGAACGCGATCCTCGACGGGACCGATGCCGTCATGCTCTCGGCGGAAACGGCCTCCGGTTCGTACCCACGGCTCGCGGTGCAGGCGATGCAGCGCATCATCGCCGAGATCGAGCAGCACCCCGCCGCGCGTCCGGAAGAGCGCCGGCTCGCGCCCGGCTCGGTGACCACCGAAGAGACGATCGCGGCCGCCACCGCCACGGCGGTACGACTGCTGGGCGCGCCACTCGTGATCGTCTTCACCAAGAGCGGCTTCAGCGCGCGCATCGTCGCGGCGCATCGTCCCGGCGTCCCGATCCTCGTGCTCACCGATGTGGAGCGCACCTATCGGCAGATGGCGCTGGTCTGGGGCGTGATTCCCGTGCTCGTGGAGCGTAGCGAGACCTATGCGGAGATGTATGCGAAGGCGCGCGTGGCGCTGCTCGAACACGGCCTCGCCCGCGAGGGTGATCGCGTCATCGTGACGGCCGGCGTGCCCTTCGATGTCCCCGGGACGACCAACCTGATGAAGGTGGAGCTGGTCTGA
- the tal gene encoding transaldolase — protein sequence MTQRMRMLHEAGQSVWLDFIDRRMLVDGSLARAIREDGLRGMTSNPTIFEKALAEGTAYDAQIAAIPATATAWEVFEQLETDDVRHACDIFADVYRESQGADGYVSIEVSPGVAHHAEDTVEEARRLWRAVDRPNVMVKVPGTAEGAKAVRQLTSEGINVNITLLFAISAHDRVIEAYLSGLEDRVAAGQPIDHLASVASFFVSRVDSEIDKRLDARGDAVASLRGQAAIANAKLAYRLFTERFSGARWERLRALGARVQRPLWASTSTKNPAYRDVVYVEALIGPHTINTMPPATIDAFRDHGVTERTVDRGVAEAEGVISELARIGIPIDEVTAKLLADGLTSFQKSFDGLVAGIERKRAALGASRVA from the coding sequence ATGACTCAACGAATGCGCATGCTCCACGAGGCCGGACAATCCGTCTGGCTGGACTTCATTGACCGCCGCATGCTGGTGGACGGCTCGCTGGCGCGTGCGATTCGCGAAGACGGACTGCGGGGGATGACATCCAACCCGACCATCTTCGAGAAGGCCCTGGCCGAGGGCACGGCGTACGATGCGCAGATCGCCGCGATTCCCGCGACGGCGACCGCGTGGGAGGTCTTCGAGCAGCTCGAGACCGATGATGTACGCCATGCCTGCGACATCTTTGCCGACGTGTACCGGGAGTCGCAGGGGGCCGACGGCTATGTCTCCATCGAGGTGTCACCGGGCGTCGCTCATCACGCCGAAGACACCGTCGAAGAAGCGCGTCGACTGTGGCGCGCCGTGGACCGTCCCAACGTGATGGTCAAGGTGCCGGGCACCGCCGAGGGTGCCAAGGCCGTTCGCCAGCTCACGAGCGAAGGCATCAACGTCAACATCACGCTCCTCTTCGCCATCAGCGCCCACGATCGGGTCATCGAGGCGTACCTGAGCGGGCTCGAGGATCGCGTGGCGGCGGGCCAGCCGATCGATCATCTCGCGTCGGTCGCATCATTCTTCGTGAGCCGCGTCGACAGCGAGATCGACAAGCGCCTCGACGCGCGCGGCGACGCGGTGGCGTCGCTCCGGGGGCAGGCGGCGATCGCCAACGCAAAGCTCGCCTACCGACTCTTCACCGAGCGGTTCTCTGGTGCGCGATGGGAGCGCCTGCGCGCGCTCGGTGCCCGCGTGCAACGGCCGCTGTGGGCGAGCACCAGCACCAAGAACCCGGCATATCGCGACGTGGTCTACGTCGAGGCCCTCATCGGCCCGCACACGATCAACACGATGCCGCCCGCCACGATCGATGCCTTCCGTGACCACGGCGTCACCGAACGCACGGTGGATCGTGGGGTCGCCGAGGCCGAAGGCGTCATCAGCGAACTGGCTCGCATCGGCATTCCCATCGACGAGGTGACGGCCAAACTGCTCGCGGACGGTCTCACGTCGTTCCAGAAGTCGTTCGACGGCCTCGTGGCCGGCATCGAGCGCAAGCGCGCCGCGTTAGGCGCGAGTCGCGTGGCCTGA
- a CDS encoding DUF2911 domain-containing protein, which translates to MRLHAAILAPIVFFAGAVGAQSTLRSAPSTRATVEVALSTPRPQGATGAAPAPHVLRIEYGQPHARGRTVAGALPDDLNKIWRLGANTSTTLKTDVDLVIGGTVVPKGLYSLYAETSAQGPWKLIINTNTGQWGTEYVAERDHARVPLTGKTLATPVESLSITLVPGAEGAPRGDLRIMWGTREFTTTWAVR; encoded by the coding sequence GTGAGACTCCACGCCGCGATTCTCGCTCCGATCGTTTTTTTCGCTGGCGCCGTCGGTGCCCAGTCCACCCTGAGATCGGCGCCGAGCACCCGCGCAACGGTCGAGGTTGCCCTCTCGACGCCGCGTCCGCAGGGCGCCACGGGTGCCGCTCCGGCGCCCCACGTATTGCGCATCGAATACGGGCAGCCGCACGCCCGTGGCCGCACGGTGGCGGGCGCGCTCCCCGATGACCTCAACAAGATCTGGCGGCTTGGCGCCAACACGTCGACGACGCTCAAGACCGACGTCGACCTGGTCATTGGTGGCACGGTGGTCCCCAAGGGTCTCTACTCGCTGTACGCGGAAACGTCGGCTCAGGGACCGTGGAAGCTCATCATCAACACCAACACGGGACAGTGGGGCACCGAATACGTCGCCGAGCGCGATCACGCTCGCGTGCCACTCACCGGCAAGACGCTCGCGACGCCGGTCGAGTCGCTGTCGATCACCCTCGTTCCCGGCGCCGAAGGCGCACCACGCGGCGACCTCCGCATCATGTGGGGCACGCGCGAGTTCACGACCACCTGGGCGGTACGGTAG
- a CDS encoding amidohydrolase has translation MRRSIVRAMCTAALIPAFAQAQARPAAAPPPDPRLAKLKVEALASVEKRAKMVQEIVDMLFSFGELGMQEVETSRYLTGLLERNGFRIERGVAGMPTAFTATWGSGKPVISLGSDIDGIPQASQKPAFGYREPMITGAPGHGEGHNSGQAVNIVAAIAVKELMEREKIPGTLMLWPGVAEEQLAGKAHLVRAGVFKDVDVALFTHVGNDLGVSWGRAPMQAMVSAEFRFKGQTAHSAGAPWRGKSALDAVMLMAQGWEFKREHLEPQQRSHYVIKDGGDQPNVVPQTASIWFYIRERDYERVQANFEAAKRIARGAALMTDTQLDTVIMLGSAWPGHFSKPIAEATYENIKRVGMPSWDANDQALAKALQKELGFPENGLQSTVRTLSPPPPPDVVFGGSDDIGDVSWNVPTVTLNYPSNIPGLPGHNWSNTIARATPIAHKGALAGAKVQALTLLDLMLTPRVVADAWTYFRDVQTRTTKYTSFLGPNDGPPIWLNVDIMARYRPEMRKFYYDPSKYSTYLEQLGIKYPTVKAVTQ, from the coding sequence ATGCGACGCAGCATCGTTCGTGCGATGTGCACGGCGGCCCTGATCCCCGCTTTCGCCCAGGCCCAGGCCCGCCCGGCCGCGGCGCCCCCACCCGACCCGCGACTCGCGAAGCTCAAGGTCGAGGCCCTCGCCAGCGTCGAAAAGCGCGCGAAGATGGTGCAGGAAATTGTCGACATGCTCTTCTCCTTTGGCGAACTGGGCATGCAGGAAGTCGAGACGTCGCGGTACCTCACCGGACTGCTCGAACGCAACGGTTTCCGCATCGAGCGCGGCGTGGCCGGCATGCCCACGGCGTTCACCGCCACCTGGGGGTCGGGCAAGCCGGTGATCTCGCTCGGCTCGGACATCGACGGCATTCCGCAGGCGAGCCAGAAGCCCGCCTTCGGGTATCGCGAACCGATGATCACCGGCGCCCCCGGCCATGGCGAGGGACACAACTCCGGGCAGGCCGTGAACATCGTGGCCGCGATCGCCGTGAAGGAACTCATGGAGCGCGAAAAGATCCCGGGCACGCTCATGTTGTGGCCCGGCGTCGCCGAGGAGCAGCTCGCCGGCAAGGCGCACCTGGTGCGCGCCGGCGTGTTCAAGGACGTGGACGTGGCCCTGTTCACGCACGTCGGCAACGACCTCGGCGTCTCCTGGGGACGCGCGCCGATGCAGGCGATGGTCTCGGCCGAGTTCCGGTTCAAGGGGCAAACCGCGCACTCCGCGGGCGCACCCTGGCGCGGCAAGTCGGCGCTCGACGCGGTGATGCTCATGGCGCAGGGCTGGGAGTTCAAGCGCGAACATCTCGAACCGCAGCAACGCTCCCACTACGTCATCAAGGACGGCGGCGACCAGCCCAACGTGGTGCCGCAGACCGCGAGCATCTGGTTCTACATTCGCGAGCGGGACTACGAGCGCGTGCAGGCCAACTTCGAGGCCGCCAAGCGCATCGCCCGCGGGGCCGCGCTGATGACCGACACACAGCTCGACACGGTCATCATGCTCGGCTCGGCCTGGCCTGGTCACTTCAGCAAGCCCATTGCCGAAGCGACCTACGAGAACATCAAGCGTGTGGGCATGCCGTCCTGGGACGCCAACGACCAGGCCCTGGCCAAAGCGCTGCAGAAGGAGCTTGGGTTCCCGGAAAACGGGCTCCAGAGCACCGTGCGCACGCTGTCGCCGCCGCCCCCTCCCGACGTCGTGTTTGGAGGCTCCGACGACATCGGCGACGTGTCGTGGAACGTGCCGACGGTGACGCTCAACTATCCGTCCAATATTCCCGGTCTTCCCGGACACAACTGGTCCAACACCATCGCGAGGGCCACGCCGATCGCGCACAAGGGAGCGCTGGCCGGGGCCAAGGTGCAGGCGCTGACGCTGCTCGACCTGATGCTGACCCCGCGAGTCGTGGCCGACGCCTGGACCTACTTCCGGGACGTGCAGACCAGGACGACGAAGTACACCTCGTTCCTCGGCCCCAACGACGGGCCACCGATCTGGCTCAACGTCGACATCATGGCGCGCTATCGGCCGGAGATGAGGAAGTTCTACTACGACCCCTCGAAGTACTCCACCTACCTCGAGCAGTTGGGAATCAAGTATCCGACCGTGAAGGCGGTCACGCAGTAG
- a CDS encoding CBS domain-containing protein gives MLVRDAMTRRGHTIRNDKKLAAARAIMEWASVAHLPVVDAQGALVGVITHDTLRAATPAAIDATIPRAESDRTLAVTPVSNAIVSDVPSVSADAAAWQAAELMQQHRVTFLTVVDGTRVAGVVTASDLVAMIERTPNLRLSA, from the coding sequence ATGCTGGTCCGAGACGCCATGACGCGGAGAGGACATACCATCCGCAACGACAAGAAGCTGGCTGCCGCACGCGCCATCATGGAGTGGGCCAGTGTGGCTCACTTGCCCGTGGTCGATGCGCAGGGCGCCCTGGTGGGCGTGATTACGCACGACACATTGCGCGCGGCAACCCCGGCGGCCATCGATGCCACCATCCCCCGCGCCGAGAGCGATCGCACGCTCGCGGTCACGCCGGTGTCCAACGCGATCGTGTCGGATGTGCCGAGCGTGAGTGCAGACGCGGCGGCGTGGCAGGCCGCCGAGCTGATGCAGCAGCACCGGGTCACGTTCCTCACGGTGGTCGATGGAACGCGGGTCGCAGGTGTCGTCACGGCCAGCGATCTGGTCGCGATGATCGAGCGTACGCCGAACCTGCGCCTCAGCGCCTGA
- a CDS encoding amidohydrolase, translating to MLRAPRRAALALAVVLAAPSLTAQGTATTQARLDRLKAEAVQKIDARAKLVQEIIDHVFSFGELGMQEFETSKYLTGLLEQNGFKVDRGVAGMPTAFVATWGSGKPVIALGSDIDGIPQSNQKPAYGYFEALVPGAPGHGEGHNSGQAVNIAAALVVKEIMEREKIPGTLKLWPGVAEEQVAGKAHLVRAGVFKDVDVALFTHVGNNLGVSWGQSGSTALVTALFKFKGQTAHSAGAPWRGKSALDAVMLMGQGWEYKREHLEPAQRSHYVIKDGGDQPNVVPQTASIWFYIRERDYDRVQANFEAAKRIARGAAMMTDTQLDTVMILGSAWSGHFNKAIAQATFDNIKKVGLPSWDQNDIALAKGIQRELKVNERGLETTIDSLGGPVDPARSMGGGSDDIGDVSWNVPTVTLRYPSNIPGLPGHNWANGISMATPIAHKGGVAGAKVQAMTLLDILLTPKLVADAWAYFNDVQTKTTKYKSFLGPNDGPPTWLNEDIMAKYRPLMKPYYYDATKFKSYLEQLGIKYPTVKPIAQ from the coding sequence ATGCTCCGTGCCCCCAGGCGCGCCGCGCTCGCGCTTGCCGTCGTCCTCGCTGCCCCGTCGCTGACCGCGCAGGGCACCGCCACCACCCAGGCCCGACTCGACCGGCTCAAGGCCGAGGCCGTCCAGAAGATCGACGCGCGAGCGAAGCTCGTGCAGGAGATCATCGATCACGTCTTTTCGTTCGGCGAACTCGGCATGCAGGAGTTCGAGACCAGCAAGTACCTGACGGGGCTGCTGGAGCAGAACGGTTTCAAGGTTGATCGGGGCGTGGCGGGCATGCCCACCGCGTTCGTTGCCACCTGGGGTTCCGGGAAGCCGGTGATTGCCCTGGGATCGGACATCGACGGCATCCCGCAGTCCAACCAGAAGCCGGCCTACGGATACTTCGAGGCGCTCGTTCCGGGCGCGCCTGGCCATGGCGAGGGTCACAACTCCGGGCAGGCCGTCAACATCGCGGCCGCGCTCGTGGTGAAGGAGATCATGGAGCGCGAGAAGATTCCGGGCACGCTCAAGCTCTGGCCGGGCGTCGCGGAGGAGCAGGTGGCCGGCAAGGCACATCTGGTGCGCGCGGGCGTGTTCAAGGACGTGGATGTGGCCCTGTTCACGCACGTCGGCAACAACCTCGGGGTGTCGTGGGGTCAGTCGGGCTCGACCGCGCTCGTCACCGCGCTCTTCAAGTTCAAGGGCCAGACGGCGCATTCGGCCGGGGCGCCGTGGCGCGGCAAGTCGGCGCTGGACGCCGTGATGCTGATGGGCCAGGGCTGGGAGTACAAGCGCGAGCACCTCGAACCGGCACAGCGTTCGCACTACGTGATCAAGGACGGCGGTGATCAGCCCAACGTGGTGCCGCAGACGGCGAGTATCTGGTTCTATATTCGCGAGCGCGACTATGATCGCGTGCAGGCCAACTTCGAAGCCGCCAAGCGGATCGCGCGCGGCGCGGCGATGATGACCGACACGCAGCTCGACACGGTCATGATCCTCGGCTCGGCGTGGAGCGGGCACTTCAACAAGGCGATCGCTCAGGCGACGTTCGACAACATCAAGAAAGTCGGGCTCCCGTCGTGGGACCAGAACGACATCGCCCTGGCCAAGGGCATCCAGCGCGAGCTGAAAGTGAACGAGCGCGGCCTTGAGACGACGATCGATTCCCTGGGCGGACCGGTGGATCCGGCGCGGTCGATGGGTGGCGGTTCGGATGACATCGGCGACGTGTCGTGGAACGTACCGACGGTCACGCTGCGGTATCCGTCGAACATCCCGGGACTGCCTGGGCACAACTGGGCGAACGGCATCTCGATGGCCACGCCTATCGCCCACAAGGGGGGCGTAGCCGGCGCCAAGGTCCAGGCGATGACGCTGCTCGACATTCTGCTCACGCCCAAGCTGGTCGCCGACGCGTGGGCCTACTTCAACGACGTCCAGACGAAGACGACGAAGTACAAGTCGTTCCTGGGGCCCAACGACGGACCGCCGACGTGGCTGAACGAGGACATCATGGCGAAGTACCGCCCGCTGATGAAGCCGTACTACTACGACGCCACGAAGTTCAAGAGCTACCTGGAACAGCTGGGCATCAAGTACCCGACGGTGAAGCCTATCGCGCAGTAG